One part of the Roseomonas gilardii genome encodes these proteins:
- a CDS encoding transporter substrate-binding domain-containing protein: MTVTRSHPAMRRLLLLAALLAPALSTSAWAQSGPAPLRTAVDGTFAPHAFPKLDGGVQGFNVDLFTEVAKRLGRPITIDSASFSGLVPALNAGRYDFLAAPVTVTKERAENLLFTEGYLYTEFQFGIRKGNAPIASLDDIKGKAIAVNKGSAYDAWAQANAAKLGFTYQTYDSNPDAVQAVVAGRAYAVLAGNTVVKYAASRQPQLVPDFVIKETRAHWAAPFRKDEVALRNQVEDVLECMKRDGSLAKLSEKWFGSKPAADDAENTPFPGYGVPGLPGYDPAPHEPRCG, encoded by the coding sequence ATGACCGTCACGAGATCCCACCCCGCCATGCGCCGCCTGCTCCTGCTCGCCGCCCTTCTCGCCCCGGCCCTTTCCACCTCCGCCTGGGCGCAATCCGGCCCCGCGCCGCTGCGCACCGCCGTGGACGGCACCTTCGCGCCCCATGCCTTCCCGAAGCTGGATGGCGGCGTCCAAGGCTTCAACGTGGATCTCTTCACCGAGGTGGCGAAGCGGCTGGGCCGGCCGATCACCATCGACAGCGCCTCCTTCTCCGGGCTGGTGCCGGCACTGAACGCCGGGCGCTACGACTTCCTCGCCGCCCCGGTGACCGTCACGAAGGAACGGGCGGAGAACCTGCTCTTCACCGAGGGCTATCTCTACACCGAGTTCCAGTTCGGCATCCGCAAGGGCAATGCCCCGATCGCCTCGCTCGACGACATCAAGGGCAAGGCGATCGCGGTGAACAAGGGCAGCGCCTATGACGCCTGGGCCCAGGCCAACGCGGCGAAGCTCGGCTTCACCTACCAGACCTATGACAGCAACCCGGATGCGGTGCAGGCGGTGGTCGCCGGACGGGCCTATGCCGTTCTCGCGGGCAATACGGTGGTGAAGTATGCGGCATCCCGGCAGCCGCAGCTCGTGCCGGACTTCGTCATCAAGGAAACCCGCGCCCACTGGGCCGCGCCCTTCCGCAAGGACGAGGTGGCGCTGCGCAACCAGGTCGAGGACGTGCTGGAATGCATGAAGCGCGACGGCTCCCTGGCGAAGCTCAGCGAGAAGTGGTTCGGCAGCAAGCCGGCCGCCGACGATGCCGAGAACACCCCCTTCCCCGGCTATGGCGTGCCCGGCCTGCCCGGCTACGACCCGGCGCCGCATGAGCCGCGCTGCGGCTGA
- a CDS encoding alpha/beta hydrolase, whose protein sequence is MPEVMFAGPDGRLEGRYHHSKRPNSPVALILHPHPLHGGTMNNRVVHGLYGRFQAMGFSTLRFNFRGVGKSQGRYDGGIGEISDAAAALDFLQAVNPSAPMLWVAGYSFGAYVGMQLLMRRPEMGGFVSISAPASHYDFGFLAPCPCSGLILHGAQDELVPESSVRKLVDKLNTQKGVKIDYRVMEGAGHVFTPDQTEKVCDATEDHVMSVLNRARMSMAAD, encoded by the coding sequence ATGCCTGAAGTGATGTTCGCCGGCCCCGATGGCCGGCTGGAGGGTCGCTACCACCATTCCAAGCGCCCGAATTCCCCCGTTGCCCTGATCCTTCATCCCCACCCGCTGCATGGCGGGACCATGAACAACCGTGTCGTGCACGGGCTTTATGGCCGTTTCCAGGCGATGGGCTTCTCGACCCTGCGCTTCAACTTCCGGGGCGTGGGCAAGAGCCAGGGCCGCTATGACGGCGGCATCGGGGAGATCTCGGACGCGGCGGCGGCGCTCGACTTCCTGCAGGCGGTGAATCCCTCCGCGCCCATGCTCTGGGTGGCGGGGTATTCCTTCGGCGCCTATGTCGGCATGCAGTTGCTGATGCGGCGGCCGGAGATGGGCGGCTTCGTCTCCATCTCCGCCCCGGCCAGCCACTATGACTTCGGCTTCCTCGCCCCCTGCCCCTGCTCCGGCCTGATCCTGCACGGCGCGCAGGACGAGCTGGTGCCGGAAAGCAGCGTGCGGAAGCTGGTGGACAAGCTGAACACGCAGAAGGGCGTGAAGATCGACTACCGCGTCATGGAAGGCGCGGGCCATGTCTTCACGCCCGACCAGACGGAAAAGGTCTGCGACGCCACCGAGGACCATGTGATGTCGGTGCTGAACCGCGCCCGCATGTCCATGGCCGCGGACTGA
- a CDS encoding Rrf2 family transcriptional regulator: MRLSTRGRYAVMAMVEMADRARCASCSPEPPVSLGEIAGAQGLSLAYLEQLFGRLRRAGLVESARGPGGGYRLARPDVAISVAEIIEAVDEPLSATRCAGEGAGCVAGRKCATHDLWDELGEQIRLFLMGVSLADVVRGQVRGRALPPLLAGMVQGAEPDGGEAEA; encoded by the coding sequence ATGCGCCTGTCGACGCGCGGCCGCTATGCGGTGATGGCGATGGTGGAGATGGCGGACCGCGCGCGCTGCGCGAGCTGCAGCCCGGAGCCCCCGGTCAGCCTGGGCGAGATCGCCGGGGCGCAGGGCCTCTCGCTCGCCTATCTGGAGCAGCTCTTCGGACGGCTGCGGCGCGCGGGGCTGGTGGAATCGGCGCGCGGGCCGGGCGGCGGCTACCGGCTGGCCCGTCCGGACGTGGCGATCTCGGTGGCCGAGATCATCGAGGCGGTGGACGAGCCGCTCAGCGCCACACGCTGCGCGGGCGAGGGCGCCGGCTGCGTGGCCGGCCGCAAATGCGCGACGCATGACCTCTGGGACGAGCTGGGCGAGCAGATCCGGCTCTTCCTGATGGGGGTGTCGCTGGCGGATGTGGTCCGGGGGCAGGTGCGCGGGCGCGCCTTGCCGCCGCTTCTGGCAGGCATGGTCCAGGGGGCGGAGCCGGATGGCGGGGAGGCGGAGGCATGA
- a CDS encoding cysteine desulfurase family protein produces the protein MTSPALYLDANATEPLRPEARLAALEAMDLTGNPSSVHAEGRAARRLLEKARAQVAVRFGARARDVVFTSGGTEADILAIRGLGRGRRILAGATEHPAVLAAAPEAERLPVDGDGVLDLAALERVLSSGPSALVCLMLANNETGVIHPVAEALALCRHHDALLHVDAVQAAGRMPVSLEELGADSLALSGHKLGGPKGAGALLLRPGLDLPAHLPGGGQERGRRGGTEPLPAIAGLGAAAEAADPHAAERLLSIRRAIEAGSGARIPGAGAPRLPNTASLLLPGLPAETQVIALDLAGVRVSAGSACSSGKVARSHVLEAMGLGEAAGCAIRISLPWNAPEDAAGRFLAAYAAMRDRLSQRAA, from the coding sequence ATGACCTCGCCCGCCCTCTACCTCGACGCCAATGCCACCGAGCCGCTGCGCCCCGAGGCCCGCCTCGCGGCGCTGGAGGCGATGGACCTGACCGGCAACCCCTCCTCCGTCCATGCCGAGGGCCGCGCCGCCCGGCGGCTGCTGGAGAAGGCCCGCGCCCAGGTGGCGGTCCGCTTCGGAGCCCGGGCGCGGGACGTGGTCTTCACCTCCGGCGGGACCGAGGCGGATATCCTGGCGATTCGCGGCCTGGGCCGGGGGCGCCGCATCCTGGCCGGCGCCACCGAGCACCCGGCGGTGCTGGCCGCCGCGCCGGAGGCGGAACGCCTCCCGGTGGACGGGGACGGGGTGCTGGACCTCGCGGCGTTGGAGCGGGTCCTGTCCTCCGGCCCTTCCGCCCTGGTCTGCCTGATGCTGGCCAACAACGAGACCGGCGTGATCCATCCCGTCGCGGAGGCGCTGGCCCTCTGCCGCCACCACGACGCGCTGCTGCATGTCGATGCGGTGCAGGCGGCGGGGCGGATGCCGGTCTCGCTGGAGGAACTGGGCGCCGACAGCCTTGCCCTGTCCGGCCACAAGCTCGGCGGCCCGAAGGGGGCTGGGGCGCTGCTGCTGCGTCCGGGGCTGGACCTGCCGGCGCATCTGCCGGGGGGAGGGCAGGAGCGTGGCCGCCGGGGCGGCACCGAGCCCCTGCCAGCCATCGCCGGCCTGGGTGCGGCCGCGGAGGCCGCCGATCCGCACGCGGCGGAGCGCCTGCTTTCCATCCGGCGGGCCATCGAGGCGGGCAGTGGCGCCCGCATCCCCGGGGCCGGGGCGCCGCGCCTGCCCAACACGGCGAGCCTGCTGCTGCCCGGCCTGCCGGCGGAGACCCAGGTCATCGCCCTGGACCTGGCCGGGGTCCGGGTCTCGGCGGGCTCGGCCTGTTCCTCCGGCAAGGTGGCGCGCAGCCATGTGCTGGAGGCGATGGGGCTGGGCGAGGCGGCGGGCTGCGCCATCCGCATCTCGCTCCCCTGGAACGCGCCGGAGGATGCGGCGGGGCGTTTTCTCGCCGCCTATGCTGCCATGCGGGATCGCCTCTCGCAGCGCGCGGCGTAG
- a CDS encoding cysteine desulfurase family protein has protein sequence MIAPAANRPIYLDNHATTPVDPRVLAAMRPWWEENFANPASVEHVMGRAAEAAVEEARAEVGALIGAEAREIVLTSGATESNNLAIKGAARFAASQGSGRRRIVTTAIEHKCVLESVRDLAAEGFEPVILPVGPDGLLDPEALRAVVDDGTLLVSVMAVNNEIGVVQDLPALAAIARGAGALFHTDAAQAAGRVPLDVAAIGADLLSLSGHKIYGPRGIGALYVRRRPRVRLVPLLSGGGQERGFRSGTLAAPLVVGLGEAARLARLEGGEDAARAAGLRDRFLAALAAHVPGVVVNGSREHRVAGNLNLAFPGGVDAQRLMAAMPEVCVSTGSACSSASVEPSYVLRAIGLDEKAARASLRVGIGRFTSPAEVDLAAAALARAWTSVMSPETVE, from the coding sequence ATGATTGCCCCGGCCGCCAACCGTCCGATCTATCTCGACAACCACGCCACCACCCCGGTCGATCCGAGGGTGCTGGCCGCCATGCGCCCTTGGTGGGAGGAGAACTTCGCCAATCCGGCCAGCGTGGAACATGTCATGGGCCGGGCCGCCGAGGCGGCGGTGGAGGAGGCGCGGGCGGAGGTCGGGGCGCTGATCGGCGCCGAGGCGCGGGAGATCGTGCTGACCTCCGGCGCCACGGAGAGCAACAACCTCGCCATCAAGGGTGCGGCGCGCTTCGCCGCCTCTCAGGGCAGCGGGCGGCGGCGCATCGTCACCACAGCCATCGAGCACAAATGCGTGCTGGAGAGCGTGCGCGACCTCGCGGCGGAAGGCTTCGAGCCGGTGATCCTGCCTGTCGGGCCGGACGGGCTGCTGGACCCGGAGGCGCTGCGCGCGGTTGTGGATGACGGCACCCTGCTGGTCAGCGTCATGGCGGTGAACAACGAGATCGGCGTGGTGCAGGACCTGCCCGCGCTGGCCGCCATCGCCAGGGGGGCGGGCGCGCTGTTCCACACCGACGCGGCCCAGGCCGCCGGGCGCGTGCCGCTGGACGTGGCGGCGATCGGCGCGGACCTGCTCTCGCTTTCCGGCCACAAGATCTACGGGCCCAGGGGCATCGGCGCGCTCTATGTCCGCCGCCGTCCCCGCGTCCGGCTGGTGCCGCTCCTGTCCGGCGGCGGGCAGGAGCGCGGCTTCCGCTCCGGCACCCTGGCCGCGCCGCTGGTGGTCGGGCTGGGCGAGGCGGCGCGGCTGGCACGGCTGGAGGGCGGGGAGGACGCGGCGCGGGCCGCCGGGCTGCGCGACCGTTTCCTGGCGGCGCTGGCCGCGCATGTGCCGGGGGTGGTGGTGAACGGTAGCCGGGAGCACCGGGTGGCGGGCAACCTGAACCTCGCCTTTCCCGGTGGCGTGGACGCGCAGCGGCTCATGGCGGCGATGCCGGAGGTTTGCGTCTCCACCGGCTCGGCCTGTTCCTCGGCCTCGGTGGAGCCTTCCTATGTGCTGCGGGCCATCGGCCTGGATGAGAAGGCCGCAAGAGCGAGCTTGCGCGTGGGGATCGGGCGCTTTACCTCGCCCGCCGAGGTGGATCTGGCGGCCGCGGCCCTCGCGCGTGCCTGGACATCCGTCATGTCCCCCGAGACGGTGGAGTAG
- a CDS encoding ferredoxin family 2Fe-2S iron-sulfur cluster binding protein: MPKMTFIERDGTRREVDAPLGLSVLEIAHRHGVDIEGACEGSLACATCHVIVDGDWFPKLAEPTEDEEDMLDLAFDLQETSRLGCQIVMSEALDGLVVKLPAAGK; encoded by the coding sequence ATGCCGAAGATGACGTTTATCGAGCGTGACGGCACGCGGCGCGAGGTGGATGCGCCGCTGGGCCTCAGCGTGCTGGAGATCGCCCATCGCCATGGCGTGGACATCGAGGGCGCCTGCGAGGGCAGCCTCGCCTGCGCCACCTGCCATGTGATCGTGGACGGCGACTGGTTCCCGAAGCTGGCCGAGCCGACCGAGGACGAGGAGGACATGCTCGACCTCGCCTTCGACCTGCAGGAGACCTCCCGCCTCGGCTGCCAGATCGTGATGTCCGAGGCGCTGGATGGGCTGGTGGTGAAGCTGCCGGCGGCGGGCAAGTAG
- the tenA gene encoding thiaminase II — protein MPQQQIESYGVPGGLFRRLREGAAPEWEAYCWHPFVRGLAEGTLPLPAFRHYLVQDYLFLVQFARAQALAVVKAESLAAMREKSAAVDAILGETRLHLEYCAGWGLSEDGILAQPEAAETVAYTRWVLDRGFAGDILDLEVALAPCTVGYGEIALRIGAHPGRRRDGNPYESWIAMYAGEEYQALARSAAARLDALGESHGGEARLPLLTRTFAEASRLEADFWAMGLRAVPVIGGIAAEGALSEIG, from the coding sequence ATGCCGCAGCAGCAGATCGAGTCCTATGGCGTGCCGGGCGGCCTGTTCCGGCGCCTGCGCGAAGGCGCGGCGCCGGAATGGGAGGCCTATTGCTGGCATCCCTTCGTGCGGGGGCTGGCCGAGGGCACGCTGCCGCTCCCGGCCTTCCGGCACTATCTGGTGCAGGACTACCTCTTCCTCGTGCAGTTCGCCCGTGCCCAGGCCCTGGCCGTGGTGAAGGCGGAGAGCCTCGCCGCGATGCGCGAGAAGAGCGCGGCGGTGGATGCCATCCTCGGCGAGACGCGGCTGCACCTGGAATACTGTGCCGGCTGGGGCCTGTCCGAGGACGGCATCCTGGCGCAGCCCGAGGCCGCCGAGACGGTCGCCTATACCCGCTGGGTGCTGGATCGCGGCTTCGCCGGCGATATCCTGGACCTGGAGGTGGCGCTTGCCCCATGCACCGTGGGCTATGGCGAGATCGCCCTGCGCATCGGGGCGCATCCCGGCCGCCGCCGTGACGGCAACCCCTATGAGAGCTGGATCGCCATGTATGCGGGCGAGGAGTACCAGGCCCTGGCGCGTTCCGCCGCGGCGCGGCTCGACGCGCTGGGCGAGAGCCATGGCGGCGAGGCCCGTCTGCCGCTGCTGACCCGCACCTTCGCCGAGGCGTCCCGGCTGGAGGCGGATTTCTGGGCCATGGGGCTGCGCGCTGTGCCCGTCATCGGAGGCATCGCCGCCGAGGGCGCGCTATCGGAGATCGGCTGA
- the mnmA gene encoding tRNA 2-thiouridine(34) synthase MnmA has translation MRILVAMSGGVDSSVVAGLLHEDGHEVVGATLQLYDHGAAVSRKGACCAGQDIHDARDVADRLGIPHYVLDRETRFRDAVIEDFADSYARGETPIPCVRCNQTVKFQDLFGLARDLGCEALATGHYAQRVEGPAGAELHRAADPARDQSYFLFATTREQLAFTRFPLGAMPDKAAVRAEAARLGLAVAEKPDSQDICFVPAGRYHETVAKLRPEAAQPGEIVHLDGRVLGRHEGLGRFTVGQGRGLGPAARDGEEPMYVAALDATRRRVVVGPRAAIPRAVVEAGEVNWLIPPPEGEFAAQAKFRAREVPQPVRARWDAARGLLCVTPELPVIAAPGQALVLYEGERVLGGGFIRRAGVDRNGAAA, from the coding sequence ATGCGTATCCTGGTCGCCATGTCCGGCGGGGTGGACAGCAGCGTCGTGGCCGGACTGCTGCATGAGGACGGCCACGAGGTCGTCGGGGCCACGCTGCAGCTCTACGACCACGGCGCCGCCGTGTCTCGCAAGGGTGCCTGCTGCGCCGGGCAGGACATCCACGACGCCCGGGATGTCGCCGACCGGCTCGGCATCCCGCATTACGTGCTGGACCGCGAGACCCGCTTCCGCGATGCGGTGATCGAGGATTTCGCCGACAGCTATGCGCGGGGCGAGACCCCCATTCCCTGCGTCCGCTGCAACCAGACGGTGAAGTTCCAGGACCTCTTCGGCCTCGCCCGGGACCTGGGCTGCGAAGCCCTGGCGACCGGGCATTACGCGCAGCGCGTCGAGGGACCGGCGGGGGCGGAGCTGCACCGTGCCGCCGATCCGGCGCGGGACCAGTCCTATTTCCTGTTCGCCACCACGCGCGAGCAGCTCGCCTTCACGCGCTTCCCGCTGGGCGCCATGCCCGACAAGGCCGCCGTGCGCGCCGAGGCGGCGCGGCTGGGCCTCGCCGTGGCGGAGAAGCCCGACAGCCAGGACATCTGCTTCGTGCCTGCCGGACGCTACCACGAGACGGTGGCGAAGCTGCGCCCCGAGGCGGCGCAGCCCGGCGAGATCGTGCATCTCGACGGTCGCGTGCTGGGCCGCCACGAGGGCCTGGGGCGCTTCACCGTGGGGCAGGGGCGGGGCCTCGGCCCGGCCGCACGCGATGGCGAGGAGCCGATGTATGTGGCGGCGCTGGATGCCACCCGGCGGCGCGTCGTGGTCGGCCCCAGGGCGGCGATTCCGCGGGCCGTGGTGGAGGCCGGCGAGGTGAACTGGCTGATCCCGCCACCGGAGGGCGAATTCGCCGCGCAGGCGAAGTTCCGTGCCCGCGAGGTGCCGCAGCCGGTGCGGGCGCGCTGGGATGCGGCGCGCGGGCTGCTGTGCGTCACGCCGGAACTGCCGGTGATCGCGGCGCCAGGGCAGGCGCTGGTCCTCTATGAGGGGGAGCGTGTGCTCGGCGGCGGATTCATCCGCCGGGCGGGCGTTGACAGGAACGGCGCGGCGGCCTAA
- a CDS encoding class I SAM-dependent methyltransferase produces the protein MRQLDDIGRLAEINSGHRTEAARIEAMTDFVWALPEDRRAKFELDPFSASYGEQVQILLAEITGRDGYDPERDELANYLNDDRDRLASHYVPNFYRTSSSRFVGDMLQSFGAVLKALDVKAGDSILEYGPGDGQISLNLARMGCDVTVVDIEQRYLDLIHAQAEALGLRIQAMRGQFGDAPPGKKYDRIFFFEAFHHALDHQSVLHALRDHLAEDGMVVFAGEPIIPVDGYYRPTVQYPWGPRLDGLSLTAMQAHGWCELGFHREYFVELLMRSGFAVSFRQEPSTDRGSAYIARVSGQTVDLGAPVLIEAVGMPDCWHPGEGAWRWAKAAVAGIPLDRTGRWRSASLDLLNPLPIEKRVVISSDGGTEEFTMVPHETRTHTFPLAESGPALRIAAPVHKPSDLSSASGDNRELGIAVSAIRYS, from the coding sequence GTGAGGCAATTGGACGATATCGGGCGTCTAGCCGAGATCAATTCGGGCCATCGGACCGAGGCCGCCCGCATCGAAGCAATGACGGATTTTGTCTGGGCGCTTCCGGAAGATCGACGGGCGAAATTCGAACTGGATCCCTTTTCTGCTTCCTATGGCGAGCAGGTCCAAATTCTTCTGGCGGAGATCACGGGCCGGGACGGATACGATCCGGAGCGAGATGAACTTGCCAATTATCTCAACGACGATCGGGATCGGCTGGCATCCCACTATGTTCCAAATTTTTATCGCACATCCAGCAGCCGCTTTGTCGGTGATATGCTGCAATCCTTCGGGGCAGTATTGAAGGCGCTGGATGTAAAAGCGGGCGATAGTATTCTGGAATACGGGCCAGGCGATGGGCAAATCAGCCTGAACCTCGCCCGGATGGGATGCGATGTCACAGTCGTGGACATCGAGCAAAGGTACCTGGATCTCATCCACGCGCAGGCTGAAGCGCTGGGACTTCGTATCCAAGCCATGCGAGGTCAGTTCGGTGACGCCCCACCCGGCAAGAAATATGACCGGATTTTCTTCTTCGAAGCATTCCACCATGCCCTCGATCATCAGTCCGTGCTGCATGCACTCCGTGACCATCTGGCAGAGGATGGCATGGTTGTATTCGCTGGCGAGCCTATCATCCCCGTTGACGGCTATTACCGTCCAACGGTGCAATATCCATGGGGACCAAGACTCGACGGGCTGTCGTTGACCGCCATGCAGGCGCATGGCTGGTGTGAACTGGGCTTTCATCGGGAGTATTTCGTCGAGCTCCTGATGAGATCCGGCTTCGCCGTCTCGTTCCGCCAGGAGCCTTCCACCGATCGGGGCTCGGCATATATCGCGCGGGTTAGCGGGCAAACCGTCGATCTTGGAGCACCTGTTCTGATCGAGGCGGTCGGCATGCCCGATTGCTGGCACCCCGGAGAAGGCGCCTGGCGCTGGGCAAAAGCGGCCGTGGCCGGAATTCCTCTCGACCGGACCGGACGTTGGAGGTCGGCTTCGCTGGATCTGCTGAACCCACTTCCGATCGAAAAGCGGGTCGTGATCAGCAGCGATGGAGGGACTGAGGAGTTCACCATGGTTCCGCACGAAACCCGGACGCATACATTCCCGCTTGCCGAGAGCGGCCCCGCGCTCCGCATCGCGGCACCGGTTCACAAGCCGTCCGACCTTTCGTCCGCCTCGGGGGACAACCGGGAGCTCGGCATCGCCGTCAGCGCCATCCGATATAGCTGA
- a CDS encoding dipeptidase, with protein MDAPIAHSAEAEIAALHASLPTLDTHVDIPWPDMPDPHGETPRQVDFPKMRAGGLKGVVFIAYTPQGPRTPEGQAAAGERAEAMLRAIRATADTEHRLVTTPDELAAAQADGAFSVLLGVENGNAMGHDLSRLKLWRDLGACYVTVTHDGHNDLSDAARPKPELGDGPTLHGGLSELGRQAVREMNRVGLMVDMSHIARSSFFQAAEISRAPVLATHTCCAALRAHPRNLDDEQLDMLKQVGGIAQITAVPAFLRAPDADGRFRASVADMADHVEHAVRRIGIEHVGLSSDFDGGGGVQGWRHAGETPGLTAELARRGYDRQALELLWSGNFLRVWRAALAVAGM; from the coding sequence ATGGACGCCCCCATCGCCCATTCCGCCGAAGCGGAGATCGCCGCCCTGCACGCGTCGCTGCCGACGCTCGACACGCATGTGGACATCCCCTGGCCCGACATGCCCGATCCGCATGGCGAAACGCCGCGTCAGGTGGACTTCCCCAAGATGCGGGCCGGCGGGCTGAAGGGCGTGGTCTTCATCGCCTATACGCCCCAGGGGCCGCGCACGCCGGAGGGCCAGGCCGCCGCCGGAGAGCGCGCCGAGGCCATGCTGCGCGCCATCCGCGCCACCGCCGATACGGAACACCGGCTCGTCACCACGCCGGACGAACTCGCCGCCGCGCAGGCTGACGGGGCTTTCTCCGTGCTGCTGGGCGTGGAGAACGGCAATGCCATGGGGCACGACCTGTCACGGCTGAAGCTCTGGCGCGATCTCGGCGCCTGCTACGTCACCGTCACGCATGACGGGCACAATGACCTGTCCGACGCCGCCCGCCCCAAGCCCGAGCTGGGCGATGGCCCCACCCTGCATGGCGGGCTGAGCGAACTGGGGCGACAGGCAGTGCGGGAAATGAACCGGGTCGGGCTGATGGTGGACATGTCCCACATCGCCCGCAGCAGCTTCTTCCAGGCGGCCGAGATCTCGCGGGCGCCGGTGCTGGCCACCCACACCTGCTGCGCCGCCCTGCGCGCGCATCCGCGCAACCTGGATGACGAACAGCTCGACATGCTGAAGCAGGTCGGCGGCATCGCGCAGATCACCGCCGTCCCGGCCTTCCTGCGGGCACCGGACGCGGATGGCCGGTTCCGCGCCTCGGTGGCCGACATGGCGGATCATGTGGAGCACGCGGTGCGGCGCATCGGCATCGAGCATGTCGGCCTGTCCAGCGACTTCGACGGCGGCGGCGGGGTGCAGGGCTGGCGCCATGCCGGGGAGACACCGGGCCTGACCGCCGAGCTGGCGCGCCGTGGCTATGACCGGCAGGCACTGGAGCTGCTCTGGTCCGGGAACTTCCTGCGGGTCTGGCGCGCCGCGCTGGCAGTTGCCGGGATGTAG